The following are encoded together in the Panthera leo isolate Ple1 chromosome B4, P.leo_Ple1_pat1.1, whole genome shotgun sequence genome:
- the TNS2 gene encoding tensin-2 isoform X2 — protein MERRWDLDLTYVTERILAAAFPARPDEQRHRGHLRELAHVLQSKHRDKYLLFNLSEKRHDLTRLNPKVQDFGWPELHAPPLDKLCSICKAMETWLSADPQHVVVLYCKGSKGKLGVIVSAYMHYSKISAGADQALATLTMRKFCEDKVAAELQPSQRRYISYFSGLLSGSIRMNSSPLFLHYVLVPVLPAFEPGTGFQPFLKIYQSMQLVYTSGIYHIAGPGPQQLCISLEPALLLKGDVMVTCYHKGGRGTDRTLVFRVQFHTCTIHGPRLTFPKDQLDEAWADERFPFQASVEFVFSSSPEKIKGNTPRNDPSVSVDYNTAEPAVRWDSYENFNQHHEDSVDGSPTHTRGPLDGSPYAQVQRAPRQSPPAPSPEPPPPPMLSVSSDSGHSSTLTTEPAAESPGRPPPTAAERQELDRLLGGCGVAGGGRGAGRETAILDDEEQPPVGGGPHLGVYSGHRPSLSRHCSCRQGYREPCGVPNGGYYRPEGTLDRRRLAYGGYEGHPQGYAEASVEKRRLCRSLSEGPYPYPPELGKPANGDFGYRSPGYREVVIVEDPGMPALCSCPACEEKLALPTAALYGLRLEREAGEGWAGEAGKALLHPVRSGHPLPLLVPACGHHHTPMPDYSCLKPPKAGEEGHEGCSYALCPEGRYGHPGYPALVTYGYGGAVPSYCPAYGRVPHSCGSSGEGRGYSSSGAHSPRAGSISPGSPPYPQSRKLSYEIPAEEGGDRYPMPGHLAPAGALASAESPEPASWREGPSGHSTLPRSPCDAQCSASSELSGPSTPLHTSSPVQGKESTRRQDTTSPTLVPTQRLSPGEALPSVPQGSAEKAPELPARSGLELPAPGPFSPTSPPSSPKDWPQEKSPGSRSDSASPRGPVPTTLPGLRHAPWQGLRDPPDSPDGSPLTPVPTQMPWLVASPEPPQSSPTPAFPLAASYDVNGPTQPPLPEKRHLLGPGQQPGPWGPEQASPPARGTSHHVTFAPLLPDNVPQPPEPPMQESQSNVKFVQDTSKFWYKPHLSRDQAIALLKDKDPGAFLIRDSHSFQGAYGLALKVATPPPSAQPWKGDPLEQLVRHFLIETGPKGVKIKGCPSEPYFGSLSALVSQHSISPLSLPCCLRIPSKDPLEETPETPVPANMSTAADLLRQGAACSVLYLTSVETESLTGPQAVARASSAALSCSPRPTPAIVHFKVSAQGITLTDNQRKLFFRRHYPVNSITFCSTDPQDRRWTNPDGTTSKIFGFVAKKPGSPWENVCHLFAELDPDQPAGAIVTFITKVLLGQRK, from the exons ATGGAGCGCCGCTGGGACTTGGACCTCACTTACGTGACGGAGCGGATCCTGGCTGCCGCCTTCCCCGCGCGGCCCGACGAGCAGCGACACCGGGGACACCTGCGCGAGCTGGCTCACGTGCTGCAATCCAAGCACCGCGACAAGTACCTG CTCTTCAACCTTTCAGAGAAAAGACATGACCTGACCCGCCTAAACCCCAAG GTCCAGGACTTCGGTTGGCCTGAGCTGCATGCGCCCCCCCTGGACAAGCTGTGTTCCATCTGCAAAGCCATGGAGACGTGGCTCAGTGCTGACCCACAGCACGTGGTTGTACTGTACTGCAAG GGGAGCAAGGGCAAGCTCGGGGTCATCGTCTCTGCCTACATGCACTACAGCAAGATCTCTGCAGG GGCGGACCAGGCATTGGCTACGCTTACCATGAGGAAGTTCTGTGAGGACAAGGTGGCCGCGGAGCTGCAGCCCTCCCAGCGCCG ATATATCAGCTACTTCAGCGGCCTCCTGTCCGGCTCCATCAGAATGAACAGCAGCCCTCTCTTCCTGCACTATGTGCTTGTGCCCGTGCTGCCAGCCTTTGAACCTGGCACAG GCTTCCAGCCCTTCCTCAAGATCTACCAGTCCATGCAGCTTGTCTACACATCTGGAATCTA tcaCATTGCAGGCCCTGGGCCGCAACAGCTCTGCATCAGCCTGGAGCCAGCCCTCCTCCTCAAAGGCGATGTCATG GTGACCTGCTATCACAAGGGTGGCCGGGGGACAGACCGGACCCTCGTGTTCCGAGTCCAGTTCCACACATGCACCATCCACGGACCACGGCTCACCTTCCCCAAGGACCAGCTGGACGAGGCCTGGGCTG ATGAGAGGTTCCCCTTCCAAGCCTCGGTGGAGTTCGTCTTCTCCTCCAGCCCTGAAAAGATCAAAG GCAACACCCCACGGAACGACCCCTCGGTCTCTGTTGACTACAACACGGCAGAGCCTGCCGTGCGCTGGGACTCCTACGAGAACTTCAATCAGCACCACGAGGACAGCGTGGACG GCTCCCCGACACACACCCGGGGACCCCTGGATGGCAGTCCTTACGCCCAGGTGCAGCGGGCCCCCCGCCAGAGCCCACCGGCGCCCTCTCCAGAGCCACCTCCACCCCCCATGCTCTCTGTCAGCAGCGACTCCGGCCATTCGTCCACACTGACCACGGAGCCGGCTGCCGAGTCCCCTGGCCGGCCACCCCCAACGGCTGCGGAACGACAGGAGCTAGACCGCCTCCTGGGAGGCTGTGGAGTGGCCGGTGGGGGCCGGGGAGCCGGGCGCGAGACGGCCATCCTGGATGACGAAGAGCAGCCGCCCGTGGGCGGAGGCCCCCACCTCGGAGTGTATTCAGGCCACAGACCCAGCCTCAGCCGCCACTGCTCCTGCCGCCAGGGCTACCGGGAGCCCTGCGGGGTCCCCAATGGGGGCTACTACCGGCCAGAGGGAACCCTGGACAGGCGGCGGCTGGCCTATGGGGGCTACGAGGGGCACCCCCAGGGCTACGCCGAGGCCTCTGTGGAGAAGAGGCGCCTCTGCCGATCCCTGTCTGAGGGGCCGTATCCCTACCCCCCTGAGCTGGGGAAACCAGCCAACGGGGACTTCGGCTACCGTTCCCCAGGCTACCGGGAGGTGGTGATCGTGGAGGACCCTGGGATGCCTGCCCTGTGCTCCTGCCCCGCCTGTGAGGAGAAGCTGGCGCTGCCCACTGCAGCCCTATATGGGctgaggctggagagggaggctggagaggggTGGGCGGGCGAGGCTGGCAAGGCTCTCCTGCACCCGGTGCGGTCCGGGCACCCACTGCCCCTGCTGGTGCCTGCCTGCGGGCATCACCACACCCCGATGCCCGACTACAGCTGCCTGAAGCCACCCAAGGCAGGCGAGGAAGGGCATGAGGGCTGCTCCTACGCCCTGTGCCCTGAAGGCAGGTATGGGCATCCAGGGTATCCTGCCCTGGTGACATATGGCTATGGAGGAGCCGTTCCCAGTTACTGCCCAGCATATGGCCGGGTGCCTCATAGCTGTGGCTCTTCAGGTGAGGGCAGAGGGTATTCCAGTTCCGGTGCCCACTCCCCACGGGCTGGCTCCATTTCCCCGGGCAGCCCGCCCTACCCACAATCCAGGAAGCTGAGCTACGAGATCcctgcagaggagggaggggacaggtaCCCCATGCCTGGGCACCTGGCCCCCGCAGGAGCCTTGGCATCTGCAG AATCACCTGAGCCAGCATCCTGGAGGGAGGGCCCCAGCGGGCACAGCACCCTGCCTCGGTCTCCCTGTGATGCTCAGTGCAGTGCCTCTTCTGAGCTGTCTGGTCCCTCCACGCCCCTGCACACCAGCAGCCCAGTCCAGGGCAAGGAAAG CACCCGACGGCAGGACACCACGTCCCCCACCTTGGTGCCCACTCAGAGACTAAGTCCTGGCGAGGCTTTGCCGTCCGTTCCCCAGGGAAGCGCTGAAAAGGCTCCCGAGCTGCCAGCGAGAAGCGGGCTTGAGCTTCCAGCCCCtggccccttctcccccacctccccgcccagCTCACCCAAGGACTGGCCTCAGGAGAAGAGCCCGGGGAGCCGCTCAGACAGCGCCAGTCCGAGGGGCCCTGTGCCCACCACACTGCCTGGCCTCCGCCATGCCCCCTGGCAGGGACTTCGAGACCCTCCAGATAGCCCGGATGGGTCCCCCCTCACCCCTGTGCCTACCCAGATGCCCTGGCTTGTGGCCAGCCCAGAGCCGCCTCAGAGCTCACCCACGCCTGCCTTCCCCCTGGCTGCATCCTATGATGTCAAcggccccacccagcccccacttcCCGAGAAACGCCATTTGCTGGGACCTGGGCAACAGCCAGGACCCTGGGGCCCAGAGCAGGCATCACCACCAGCCAGAGGCACCAGTCACCATGTCACCTTTGCACCTCTGCTCCCGGATAatgtcccccaacccccag AGCCCCCTATGCAAGAGAGCCAGAGCAATGTCAAGTTCGTCCAGGATACATCCAAGTTCTGGTACAAACCACACCTGTCCCGTGACCAAG ccatTGCTCTGCTGAAGGACAAGGACCCTGGGGCCTTCCTGATCAGGGACAGTCATTCATTCCAAGGAGCCTACGGGCTGGCCCTCAAAGTGGCCACACCTCCACCCAGCGCCCAACCCTGGAAAG gggACCCCTTGGAACAGCTGGTCCGTCATTTTCTCATTGAGACTGGGCCCAAAGGGGTGAAGATCAAAGGCTGTCCCAGTGAGCCCTACTTTG GCAGCCTGTCGGCCCTGGTGTCCCAGCACTCCATCTCCccactgtccctgccctgctgcctGCGCATCCCCAGCAAAG ATCCTCTAGAGGAGACTCCAGAGACCCCAGTGCCGGCCAACATGAGCACAGCAGCCGACCTCCTACGTCAGGGTGCCG CCTGCAGCGTGCTCTACCTGACCTCAGTGGAGACAGAGTCACTGACGGGCCCCCAAGCGGTGGCCCGGGCCAGCTCTGCAGCTCTGAGCTGCAGCCCCCGGCCAACCCCAGCCATCGTGCACTTCAAGGTCTCAGCCCAGGGCATTACGCTGACGGACAACCAAAGGAA GCTCTTCTTTCGCCGCCATTATCCAGTGAACAGCATCACCTTCTGCAGCACTGATCCTCAGGACCGGAG ATGGACCAACCCCGACGGGACCACCTCCAA GATCTTTGGTTTCGTGGCCAAGAAGCCGGGAAGTCCCTGGGAGAACGTGTGTCACCTCTTTGCAGAGCTTGACCCAGATCAGCCTGCTGGCGCCATTGTCACCTTCATCACCAAAGTCCTACTGGGTCAGAGAAAGTGA
- the TNS2 gene encoding tensin-2 isoform X4, translating into MRKFCEDKVAAELQPSQRRYISYFSGLLSGSIRMNSSPLFLHYVLVPVLPAFEPGTGFQPFLKIYQSMQLVYTSGIYHIAGPGPQQLCISLEPALLLKGDVMVTCYHKGGRGTDRTLVFRVQFHTCTIHGPRLTFPKDQLDEAWADERFPFQASVEFVFSSSPEKIKGNTPRNDPSVSVDYNTAEPAVRWDSYENFNQHHEDSVDGSPTHTRGPLDGSPYAQVQRAPRQSPPAPSPEPPPPPMLSVSSDSGHSSTLTTEPAAESPGRPPPTAAERQELDRLLGGCGVAGGGRGAGRETAILDDEEQPPVGGGPHLGVYSGHRPSLSRHCSCRQGYREPCGVPNGGYYRPEGTLDRRRLAYGGYEGHPQGYAEASVEKRRLCRSLSEGPYPYPPELGKPANGDFGYRSPGYREVVIVEDPGMPALCSCPACEEKLALPTAALYGLRLEREAGEGWAGEAGKALLHPVRSGHPLPLLVPACGHHHTPMPDYSCLKPPKAGEEGHEGCSYALCPEGRYGHPGYPALVTYGYGGAVPSYCPAYGRVPHSCGSSGEGRGYSSSGAHSPRAGSISPGSPPYPQSRKLSYEIPAEEGGDRYPMPGHLAPAGALASAESPEPASWREGPSGHSTLPRSPCDAQCSASSELSGPSTPLHTSSPVQGKESTRRQDTTSPTLVPTQRLSPGEALPSVPQGSAEKAPELPARSGLELPAPGPFSPTSPPSSPKDWPQEKSPGSRSDSASPRGPVPTTLPGLRHAPWQGLRDPPDSPDGSPLTPVPTQMPWLVASPEPPQSSPTPAFPLAASYDVNGPTQPPLPEKRHLLGPGQQPGPWGPEQASPPARGTSHHVTFAPLLPDNVPQPPEPPMQESQSNVKFVQDTSKFWYKPHLSRDQAIALLKDKDPGAFLIRDSHSFQGAYGLALKVATPPPSAQPWKGDPLEQLVRHFLIETGPKGVKIKGCPSEPYFGSLSALVSQHSISPLSLPCCLRIPSKDPLEETPETPVPANMSTAADLLRQGAACSVLYLTSVETESLTGPQAVARASSAALSCSPRPTPAIVHFKVSAQGITLTDNQRKLFFRRHYPVNSITFCSTDPQDRRWTNPDGTTSKIFGFVAKKPGSPWENVCHLFAELDPDQPAGAIVTFITKVLLGQRK; encoded by the exons ATGAGGAAGTTCTGTGAGGACAAGGTGGCCGCGGAGCTGCAGCCCTCCCAGCGCCG ATATATCAGCTACTTCAGCGGCCTCCTGTCCGGCTCCATCAGAATGAACAGCAGCCCTCTCTTCCTGCACTATGTGCTTGTGCCCGTGCTGCCAGCCTTTGAACCTGGCACAG GCTTCCAGCCCTTCCTCAAGATCTACCAGTCCATGCAGCTTGTCTACACATCTGGAATCTA tcaCATTGCAGGCCCTGGGCCGCAACAGCTCTGCATCAGCCTGGAGCCAGCCCTCCTCCTCAAAGGCGATGTCATG GTGACCTGCTATCACAAGGGTGGCCGGGGGACAGACCGGACCCTCGTGTTCCGAGTCCAGTTCCACACATGCACCATCCACGGACCACGGCTCACCTTCCCCAAGGACCAGCTGGACGAGGCCTGGGCTG ATGAGAGGTTCCCCTTCCAAGCCTCGGTGGAGTTCGTCTTCTCCTCCAGCCCTGAAAAGATCAAAG GCAACACCCCACGGAACGACCCCTCGGTCTCTGTTGACTACAACACGGCAGAGCCTGCCGTGCGCTGGGACTCCTACGAGAACTTCAATCAGCACCACGAGGACAGCGTGGACG GCTCCCCGACACACACCCGGGGACCCCTGGATGGCAGTCCTTACGCCCAGGTGCAGCGGGCCCCCCGCCAGAGCCCACCGGCGCCCTCTCCAGAGCCACCTCCACCCCCCATGCTCTCTGTCAGCAGCGACTCCGGCCATTCGTCCACACTGACCACGGAGCCGGCTGCCGAGTCCCCTGGCCGGCCACCCCCAACGGCTGCGGAACGACAGGAGCTAGACCGCCTCCTGGGAGGCTGTGGAGTGGCCGGTGGGGGCCGGGGAGCCGGGCGCGAGACGGCCATCCTGGATGACGAAGAGCAGCCGCCCGTGGGCGGAGGCCCCCACCTCGGAGTGTATTCAGGCCACAGACCCAGCCTCAGCCGCCACTGCTCCTGCCGCCAGGGCTACCGGGAGCCCTGCGGGGTCCCCAATGGGGGCTACTACCGGCCAGAGGGAACCCTGGACAGGCGGCGGCTGGCCTATGGGGGCTACGAGGGGCACCCCCAGGGCTACGCCGAGGCCTCTGTGGAGAAGAGGCGCCTCTGCCGATCCCTGTCTGAGGGGCCGTATCCCTACCCCCCTGAGCTGGGGAAACCAGCCAACGGGGACTTCGGCTACCGTTCCCCAGGCTACCGGGAGGTGGTGATCGTGGAGGACCCTGGGATGCCTGCCCTGTGCTCCTGCCCCGCCTGTGAGGAGAAGCTGGCGCTGCCCACTGCAGCCCTATATGGGctgaggctggagagggaggctggagaggggTGGGCGGGCGAGGCTGGCAAGGCTCTCCTGCACCCGGTGCGGTCCGGGCACCCACTGCCCCTGCTGGTGCCTGCCTGCGGGCATCACCACACCCCGATGCCCGACTACAGCTGCCTGAAGCCACCCAAGGCAGGCGAGGAAGGGCATGAGGGCTGCTCCTACGCCCTGTGCCCTGAAGGCAGGTATGGGCATCCAGGGTATCCTGCCCTGGTGACATATGGCTATGGAGGAGCCGTTCCCAGTTACTGCCCAGCATATGGCCGGGTGCCTCATAGCTGTGGCTCTTCAGGTGAGGGCAGAGGGTATTCCAGTTCCGGTGCCCACTCCCCACGGGCTGGCTCCATTTCCCCGGGCAGCCCGCCCTACCCACAATCCAGGAAGCTGAGCTACGAGATCcctgcagaggagggaggggacaggtaCCCCATGCCTGGGCACCTGGCCCCCGCAGGAGCCTTGGCATCTGCAG AATCACCTGAGCCAGCATCCTGGAGGGAGGGCCCCAGCGGGCACAGCACCCTGCCTCGGTCTCCCTGTGATGCTCAGTGCAGTGCCTCTTCTGAGCTGTCTGGTCCCTCCACGCCCCTGCACACCAGCAGCCCAGTCCAGGGCAAGGAAAG CACCCGACGGCAGGACACCACGTCCCCCACCTTGGTGCCCACTCAGAGACTAAGTCCTGGCGAGGCTTTGCCGTCCGTTCCCCAGGGAAGCGCTGAAAAGGCTCCCGAGCTGCCAGCGAGAAGCGGGCTTGAGCTTCCAGCCCCtggccccttctcccccacctccccgcccagCTCACCCAAGGACTGGCCTCAGGAGAAGAGCCCGGGGAGCCGCTCAGACAGCGCCAGTCCGAGGGGCCCTGTGCCCACCACACTGCCTGGCCTCCGCCATGCCCCCTGGCAGGGACTTCGAGACCCTCCAGATAGCCCGGATGGGTCCCCCCTCACCCCTGTGCCTACCCAGATGCCCTGGCTTGTGGCCAGCCCAGAGCCGCCTCAGAGCTCACCCACGCCTGCCTTCCCCCTGGCTGCATCCTATGATGTCAAcggccccacccagcccccacttcCCGAGAAACGCCATTTGCTGGGACCTGGGCAACAGCCAGGACCCTGGGGCCCAGAGCAGGCATCACCACCAGCCAGAGGCACCAGTCACCATGTCACCTTTGCACCTCTGCTCCCGGATAatgtcccccaacccccag AGCCCCCTATGCAAGAGAGCCAGAGCAATGTCAAGTTCGTCCAGGATACATCCAAGTTCTGGTACAAACCACACCTGTCCCGTGACCAAG ccatTGCTCTGCTGAAGGACAAGGACCCTGGGGCCTTCCTGATCAGGGACAGTCATTCATTCCAAGGAGCCTACGGGCTGGCCCTCAAAGTGGCCACACCTCCACCCAGCGCCCAACCCTGGAAAG gggACCCCTTGGAACAGCTGGTCCGTCATTTTCTCATTGAGACTGGGCCCAAAGGGGTGAAGATCAAAGGCTGTCCCAGTGAGCCCTACTTTG GCAGCCTGTCGGCCCTGGTGTCCCAGCACTCCATCTCCccactgtccctgccctgctgcctGCGCATCCCCAGCAAAG ATCCTCTAGAGGAGACTCCAGAGACCCCAGTGCCGGCCAACATGAGCACAGCAGCCGACCTCCTACGTCAGGGTGCCG CCTGCAGCGTGCTCTACCTGACCTCAGTGGAGACAGAGTCACTGACGGGCCCCCAAGCGGTGGCCCGGGCCAGCTCTGCAGCTCTGAGCTGCAGCCCCCGGCCAACCCCAGCCATCGTGCACTTCAAGGTCTCAGCCCAGGGCATTACGCTGACGGACAACCAAAGGAA GCTCTTCTTTCGCCGCCATTATCCAGTGAACAGCATCACCTTCTGCAGCACTGATCCTCAGGACCGGAG ATGGACCAACCCCGACGGGACCACCTCCAA GATCTTTGGTTTCGTGGCCAAGAAGCCGGGAAGTCCCTGGGAGAACGTGTGTCACCTCTTTGCAGAGCTTGACCCAGATCAGCCTGCTGGCGCCATTGTCACCTTCATCACCAAAGTCCTACTGGGTCAGAGAAAGTGA